One region of bacterium genomic DNA includes:
- a CDS encoding IS110 family transposase, with protein sequence MLSAREFLVNKVRDHENEIRGLLRPFGLKVGRIGAAGFEARVRELVAERPVLVLCVEALLTAREVLRRELNRLHLALLRVVKNDELCRRFMTIPGVGPVTALAFKTTIDRPERFRRSADVGAHLGLTPRQYQSGEIDRRGRITRCGDTFTRTALFAAANVMLSRTTQWTALKAWGTRLAARSSLKKAKVAVARKLAVIMHRMWRDETPFRWTAA encoded by the coding sequence CTGCTGTCGGCGCGGGAGTTCCTGGTCAACAAGGTCCGCGACCACGAGAACGAGATCCGCGGTCTGCTGCGGCCGTTCGGCCTGAAGGTCGGACGGATCGGGGCGGCTGGCTTCGAGGCACGGGTGCGCGAGCTCGTCGCCGAGCGACCGGTGCTCGTGCTCTGCGTCGAGGCGCTGCTGACGGCACGGGAGGTGTTGCGGCGGGAGCTGAACCGGCTGCACCTGGCGCTGCTACGGGTGGTGAAGAACGACGAGCTCTGCCGGCGCTTCATGACGATCCCCGGCGTCGGCCCGGTGACCGCGCTCGCCTTCAAGACCACCATCGACCGTCCCGAGCGCTTCCGCCGCTCCGCCGATGTCGGCGCGCATCTCGGGCTCACGCCGCGGCAGTACCAGTCCGGCGAGATTGATCGGCGAGGGCGGATCACCCGATGCGGTGACACCTTCACGCGGACGGCACTGTTCGCCGCCGCCAACGTGATGCTCAGCCGGACGACGCAGTGGACCGCGCTGAAGGCGTGGGGGACGCGGCTCGCGGCACGCAGTTCGCTGAAGAAGGCCAAGGTCGCCGTCGCGCGCAAGCTGGCGGTCATCATGCACCGGATGTGGCGGGACGAGACGCCGTTCCGCTGGACCGCGGCCTGA